In the genome of Halobacterium noricense, one region contains:
- a CDS encoding S9 family peptidase: MNRVEASDYFEFSRLSHPAVSPDGERVAYVQQTPVSETEYEATVYVAPTDGGEPQRFTVEEGMDSEPAWSPSGDRIAFVSTRGARGRQSRPRNDEAGEAGLAHDERPQLWVVPTDGGEAERVTDVVGGVSGIAWGPDGDHIAFLQSVRPEEVEAGHDLEVAEEYERDDPDPRVIDRHVYRSNESYADGARSHVYTADVDAGEVERVTSGDVDCLRPAWGDDLYYPIRYGSDDELRWEVEAYDPEDGETETVTVVEGWGPTLAVDSSRPHDRIAYTTTPADEPTLVQTEVEVFTREVGEVSKPTGGLDRDLELWNASHAPEWGPAGDHLYVCTPEEGGYVLRRLDPKTGAAEVVLGGDRHVHGFSVSRDAVGVVQSEWDHPGDVVAATPGGAEEVKLTRVNADYLDERAVREPEEVRFESGNTEIQGWVLTPPDYSPDEEYPLAVEIHGGPHRMWSTTGSMWHEFQTLAARGYVVFWCNPRGSTGYGKEFMTSIERNWGDVTMQDVMAGAREVAEREYVDEEAAFVTGGSFGGFMTGWIVGHTDFFAGAVAQRGVYDLTGFYGSTNAYKLVEGDFRAVPWSDPEFLWDQSPAAYVEYVDTPTLLLHSEQDYRTPANTAELFYLSLKKHDVDTRLVRYPREGHELSRSGEPGHVVDRIERIVRWFDGYTEHSDADRALDRPRNDGLTAGDETAEENGADDERE; the protein is encoded by the coding sequence ATGAATCGCGTCGAGGCCAGCGACTACTTCGAGTTCTCGCGGCTCTCCCACCCAGCGGTATCGCCGGATGGGGAGCGCGTGGCGTACGTTCAGCAGACCCCGGTATCCGAGACCGAGTACGAGGCGACGGTGTACGTCGCCCCGACCGATGGTGGCGAGCCGCAGCGCTTCACCGTCGAAGAGGGGATGGACTCCGAGCCGGCGTGGAGTCCGTCCGGGGACCGCATCGCGTTCGTGTCCACGCGCGGTGCGCGTGGGCGGCAAAGCCGCCCACGGAACGACGAGGCCGGTGAAGCCGGCCTCGCCCACGACGAGCGACCGCAGTTGTGGGTCGTCCCGACTGACGGCGGCGAGGCCGAGCGGGTGACGGACGTGGTGGGCGGCGTCTCCGGTATCGCGTGGGGTCCCGACGGTGACCACATCGCCTTCCTGCAGTCGGTGCGTCCGGAGGAAGTCGAGGCCGGGCACGACCTCGAAGTGGCTGAGGAGTACGAGCGCGATGACCCCGACCCTAGAGTCATCGACCGCCACGTCTACCGGTCGAACGAGTCGTACGCGGACGGCGCGCGCTCGCACGTCTACACCGCCGACGTCGACGCGGGCGAGGTCGAGCGCGTCACGAGCGGCGACGTCGACTGCCTCCGGCCGGCGTGGGGCGACGACCTCTACTACCCGATTCGGTACGGGAGCGACGACGAACTCCGGTGGGAAGTCGAGGCCTACGACCCCGAGGACGGCGAGACGGAGACGGTCACCGTCGTGGAGGGCTGGGGGCCGACGCTGGCCGTGGATTCGTCCCGGCCGCACGACCGCATCGCGTACACGACGACGCCCGCCGACGAACCGACGCTCGTCCAGACGGAAGTCGAGGTGTTCACCAGAGAGGTCGGCGAGGTCTCGAAGCCGACCGGGGGCCTCGACCGCGACCTCGAACTGTGGAACGCGAGCCACGCGCCCGAGTGGGGGCCGGCCGGCGACCACCTCTACGTCTGCACGCCCGAGGAGGGCGGCTACGTGCTGCGCCGACTCGACCCGAAGACGGGGGCAGCCGAGGTCGTACTTGGCGGCGACCGCCACGTCCACGGGTTCTCCGTCTCCCGTGATGCCGTCGGCGTCGTGCAGTCGGAGTGGGACCATCCCGGGGACGTGGTGGCGGCGACGCCGGGCGGTGCCGAGGAGGTCAAACTGACGCGCGTGAACGCCGACTACCTCGACGAGCGCGCGGTCCGCGAACCCGAGGAGGTGCGCTTCGAATCCGGGAACACCGAGATTCAGGGGTGGGTGCTGACGCCGCCCGACTACTCGCCCGACGAGGAGTACCCGCTCGCCGTGGAGATTCACGGCGGCCCCCACCGGATGTGGTCGACGACGGGGTCGATGTGGCACGAGTTCCAGACGCTGGCCGCGCGCGGCTACGTCGTCTTCTGGTGCAACCCCCGCGGCTCCACTGGCTACGGCAAGGAATTCATGACCAGCATCGAGCGCAACTGGGGCGACGTGACGATGCAGGACGTGATGGCGGGTGCCCGCGAGGTCGCGGAGCGCGAGTACGTCGACGAGGAGGCGGCGTTCGTCACGGGCGGGAGCTTCGGCGGGTTCATGACCGGCTGGATCGTCGGCCACACGGACTTCTTCGCGGGCGCGGTCGCCCAGCGCGGCGTCTACGACCTCACGGGGTTCTACGGCTCCACGAACGCCTACAAGCTCGTCGAAGGCGACTTCCGCGCGGTACCGTGGAGCGACCCCGAGTTCCTCTGGGACCAGTCGCCGGCCGCGTACGTCGAGTACGTGGACACGCCCACGCTCCTGCTGCACTCCGAGCAGGACTACCGCACGCCCGCCAACACCGCCGAACTGTTCTACCTCTCGCTGAAGAAGCACGACGTGGACACGCGGCTCGTACGCTACCCCCGCGAAGGCCACGAACTCTCGCGCTCGGGCGAACCCGGGCACGTCGTCGACCGAATCGAGCGCATCGTCCGGTGGTTCGACGGCTACACCGAGCACAGCGACGCCGACCGCGCGCTCGACCGGCCCCGGAACGACGGGCTCACGGCTGGCGACGAGACCGCGGAGGAAAACGGCGCTGACGACGAGCGCGAGTAG
- a CDS encoding DUF7569 family protein translates to MAMSEDTEPCDWCGESVADPLSRTARVTVDRSQIDSQRLCPECFANWIDRYDAEMRPKEPEPETTVSEADDDTDIIVD, encoded by the coding sequence GTGGCCATGAGCGAGGACACGGAGCCGTGTGACTGGTGCGGGGAGTCGGTGGCGGACCCGCTCTCGCGGACCGCCCGGGTGACCGTCGACCGCTCGCAAATCGACAGCCAGCGGCTCTGCCCGGAGTGTTTCGCGAACTGGATCGACCGCTACGACGCGGAGATGCGCCCCAAAGAACCCGAACCCGAGACGACGGTGTCGGAAGCCGACGACGACACCGACATCATCGTCGACTAA
- the upp gene encoding uracil phosphoribosyltransferase, producing MPIEDRGDANVLTHALAKDTLSRLRDVETEQVEFRKGLVKLGRICGYEIIDGAMETEFVAIESPLTETTGERVKGLDDVVIINVLRAATPFVEGLLKAFPRAKQGVISAGRDEEAGMNEAGEFPITIDYVKLPEIKPEDTVIVADPMLATGSTMCTVLDHVTEVAPDDVEDLFVLSAVSAPDGLLRVGEQFPETDLLTVAIDNHLDDDGFIVPGLGDAGDRAFRTT from the coding sequence ATGCCTATCGAGGACCGCGGCGACGCGAACGTGCTCACGCACGCGCTGGCGAAAGACACCCTCTCGCGGCTCCGCGACGTCGAGACCGAGCAGGTGGAGTTCCGCAAGGGCCTCGTGAAGCTCGGCCGGATCTGCGGGTACGAGATCATCGACGGCGCGATGGAGACGGAGTTCGTCGCCATCGAGAGCCCACTCACCGAGACGACCGGCGAGCGCGTGAAGGGCCTCGACGACGTCGTCATCATCAACGTCCTACGCGCGGCGACGCCGTTCGTCGAGGGTCTGCTGAAGGCGTTCCCGCGCGCCAAACAGGGCGTCATCAGCGCGGGCCGCGACGAGGAAGCCGGCATGAACGAGGCCGGCGAGTTCCCCATCACTATCGACTACGTGAAACTCCCCGAAATCAAGCCCGAGGACACGGTCATCGTCGCGGACCCGATGCTCGCGACGGGCTCGACGATGTGCACGGTGCTCGACCACGTCACCGAAGTCGCGCCCGACGACGTCGAGGACCTGTTCGTGCTGTCCGCGGTGAGCGCGCCCGACGGCCTGCTCCGCGTCGGCGAACAGTTTCCGGAGACGGACCTGCTGACGGTCGCCATCGACAACCACCTCGACGACGACGGCTTCATCGTTCCCGGCCTCGGGGACGCCGGCGACCGCGCGTTCCGCACGACCTGA
- a CDS encoding DUF5828 family protein yields MEESVAGFKERGTWGDVVEHGERVTQALREADAHEQYPDAFEEWNDWRPKSHERIEEEVSEKTAEQASVGESEGEKEGRSPDEELQTAGERLTESYEELEEGEPDTAVEKWQDSLGHVKRAADTAGRQALRKVENVVYQRVMTQVAPYYFDNDLVSANIQRIRSQEEFVFEVNVNDDDIKDGVRDHLESFEDIDRWHVDTERETETAEAVEGVEPPEQNGDDADTKSTTN; encoded by the coding sequence ATGGAGGAGAGCGTCGCCGGGTTCAAGGAACGCGGCACGTGGGGAGACGTCGTCGAGCACGGGGAGCGCGTGACACAGGCGCTGCGCGAGGCCGACGCCCACGAGCAGTACCCGGACGCCTTCGAGGAGTGGAACGACTGGCGGCCGAAGTCACACGAGCGCATCGAGGAGGAGGTCAGCGAGAAGACCGCCGAGCAGGCCAGCGTCGGCGAGAGCGAAGGCGAGAAGGAAGGCCGTTCACCCGACGAGGAACTCCAGACGGCGGGCGAGCGCCTCACCGAGTCCTACGAGGAACTCGAAGAAGGCGAACCCGACACTGCCGTCGAGAAGTGGCAGGACTCGCTGGGCCACGTGAAGCGCGCGGCGGACACCGCCGGCCGGCAAGCCCTCCGGAAGGTCGAGAACGTCGTCTACCAACGCGTGATGACCCAAGTCGCGCCCTACTACTTCGACAACGACCTCGTGAGCGCGAACATCCAGCGCATCCGCAGCCAGGAGGAGTTCGTCTTCGAGGTGAACGTCAACGACGACGACATCAAGGACGGGGTCCGCGACCACCTCGAATCGTTCGAGGACATCGACCGCTGGCACGTCGACACCGAGCGCGAGACCGAGACCGCGGAGGCCGTCGAGGGCGTCGAGCCGCCCGAGCAGAACGGCGACGACGCGGACACGAAGTCCACGACGAACTGA
- a CDS encoding inorganic phosphate transporter, which produces MAGAGLAVLVIAAVASLFMAWAIGAGSSGSTPFAPAVGANAITVMRAGFVVGILGFAGAVFQGANVSEAVGSELLVGANLSPLAATTALIIAATLVAVGVFTGYPIATAFTVTGAVVGTGLAMGAGPAWAKYQQITTLWVLVPFVGGGIAYVTARGLRSIDRDTLTVPVLGAVVGAILANVQFVFLGPSGTSQSLARAAAVSAGQFELGVHASVTLLCALGVAGVLYQDLKGDPERGQRHFLLALGGLVAFSAGGSQVGLAVGPLLPLVGGEVPLTHVLVGGGIGLLVGSWTGAPRMIKAISQDYSSLGPRRSIAALIPSFAIAQTAVFFGIPVSFNEIIVSAIVGSGYAASTGGGVSKRKMLFTVLAWVASLALALGVGYGGFLAIDAIL; this is translated from the coding sequence ATGGCTGGAGCCGGACTCGCGGTACTCGTGATCGCGGCGGTAGCGAGCCTGTTTATGGCGTGGGCCATCGGTGCCGGCTCGTCGGGGTCGACGCCGTTCGCGCCCGCGGTCGGCGCGAACGCCATCACCGTGATGCGCGCCGGGTTCGTCGTCGGCATCCTCGGGTTCGCCGGTGCGGTCTTCCAGGGCGCGAACGTCTCCGAGGCGGTCGGCAGCGAACTACTCGTCGGCGCGAACCTGTCGCCGCTGGCCGCCACGACCGCGCTCATCATCGCCGCGACGCTGGTCGCCGTCGGCGTGTTCACCGGCTACCCGATAGCGACCGCGTTCACGGTGACGGGCGCGGTCGTCGGCACCGGGCTGGCGATGGGCGCTGGGCCGGCGTGGGCGAAGTACCAGCAGATTACGACGCTGTGGGTGCTCGTGCCGTTCGTCGGCGGCGGCATCGCGTACGTGACCGCGCGCGGCCTCCGTAGCATCGACCGCGACACGCTCACGGTGCCCGTGCTCGGCGCGGTCGTCGGCGCCATTCTCGCGAACGTCCAGTTCGTCTTCCTCGGGCCGTCCGGCACGAGTCAGTCGCTGGCCCGCGCGGCCGCGGTCAGCGCCGGCCAGTTCGAACTCGGCGTCCACGCGAGCGTCACGCTGCTGTGCGCGCTCGGCGTCGCGGGCGTGCTCTACCAGGACCTCAAGGGCGACCCGGAGCGCGGCCAGCGACACTTCCTGCTCGCGCTCGGCGGGCTCGTCGCGTTCTCCGCGGGCGGCAGTCAGGTCGGGCTCGCGGTCGGGCCGCTGCTCCCGTTGGTCGGCGGCGAGGTCCCCCTAACGCACGTGCTCGTCGGCGGCGGCATCGGCCTTCTCGTCGGGTCGTGGACGGGCGCGCCGCGCATGATCAAGGCCATCAGCCAGGACTACTCCTCGCTGGGGCCGCGGCGCTCGATTGCCGCGCTCATCCCGAGCTTCGCCATCGCCCAGACCGCCGTCTTCTTCGGCATCCCCGTCTCGTTCAACGAAATCATCGTCAGCGCCATCGTCGGCTCCGGCTACGCCGCCTCGACCGGCGGCGGCGTCAGCAAGCGCAAGATGCTGTTCACGGTGCTGGCGTGGGTGGCGTCGCTGGCGCTCGCGCTCGGCGTCGGCTACGGCGGCTTCCTCGCGATTGACGCGATTCTGTAG
- a CDS encoding hemolysin family protein — protein MGTSSLPLAVSLFGVELTQDVIAIIGAVAMVVLMGLSAFFSSSELAMFSLARHRIEALQEDGRPGANLVAELKSDPHRLLITILVGNNLVNIAMSSIATGLLGFYLSQGQAVLAATFGVTALVLLFGESAPKSYAVENTESWALTIAGPLKWSERLLYPLVVLFDHLTRWVNQVTGGRAAIETSYVTRSEIQDMIKTGEREGVIEEDEREMLQRIFRFNNTIAKEVMTPRLDMNAVPKDATIEEAIQTCTQAGHERIPVYEGALDNIIGVVSLEDLVREYLYGESEGIELEDLIEPTLHVPESKNVDDLLREMQDERVQLVIVIDEFGTTEGLLTAEDITEEIVGEILEGEEELPLNFVDDDTVRVRGEVNIEEVNGALDIDLPEGEEFETIAGFIFNRAGRLVEEDETFRFEDVELTAERVENTRIMKARVRRLPEEEATDETEHESLEDDDMHEA, from the coding sequence ATGGGTACTTCGTCGCTCCCGCTGGCAGTGTCCCTGTTTGGGGTCGAGCTCACGCAGGACGTCATCGCCATCATCGGCGCCGTCGCGATGGTCGTTCTGATGGGGCTGTCGGCGTTCTTCTCGTCGTCGGAGCTGGCGATGTTCTCGCTGGCGCGCCACCGCATCGAAGCGCTCCAGGAGGACGGCCGGCCCGGCGCGAACCTCGTCGCGGAGCTCAAGAGCGACCCGCACCGGCTGCTCATCACGATTCTCGTCGGCAACAACCTCGTGAACATCGCGATGTCCTCCATCGCGACCGGCCTGCTGGGCTTCTACCTCTCGCAGGGCCAAGCCGTGCTCGCGGCGACGTTCGGCGTCACCGCGCTCGTCCTGCTGTTCGGGGAGAGCGCGCCGAAGTCCTACGCCGTCGAGAACACGGAGTCGTGGGCGCTCACCATCGCCGGCCCCCTGAAGTGGTCCGAGCGCTTGCTCTACCCGCTGGTCGTCCTCTTCGACCACCTGACGCGGTGGGTCAATCAGGTGACCGGCGGCCGCGCCGCCATCGAGACGAGCTACGTCACGCGCTCCGAGATTCAGGACATGATCAAGACCGGGGAGCGCGAGGGCGTCATCGAGGAGGACGAGCGGGAGATGCTCCAGCGCATCTTCCGGTTCAACAACACCATCGCGAAGGAAGTGATGACGCCGCGCCTGGACATGAACGCCGTCCCGAAGGACGCCACCATCGAGGAGGCGATTCAGACGTGCACGCAGGCCGGCCACGAGCGCATCCCGGTCTACGAGGGCGCACTCGACAACATCATCGGCGTCGTCAGCCTCGAAGACCTCGTCCGCGAGTACCTCTACGGGGAGAGCGAGGGCATCGAACTCGAGGACCTCATCGAGCCGACGCTGCACGTCCCCGAGTCGAAGAACGTCGACGACCTGCTCCGGGAGATGCAGGACGAGCGCGTCCAGTTAGTCATCGTCATCGACGAGTTCGGCACCACCGAGGGCCTGCTGACCGCCGAGGACATCACCGAGGAAATCGTCGGCGAAATCCTGGAGGGCGAGGAGGAACTCCCCCTCAACTTCGTCGACGACGACACCGTCCGCGTGCGCGGCGAGGTGAACATCGAGGAGGTCAACGGCGCCCTCGACATCGACCTGCCGGAGGGCGAGGAGTTCGAGACCATCGCGGGGTTCATCTTCAATCGCGCCGGCCGGCTGGTCGAGGAGGACGAGACGTTCCGCTTCGAGGACGTCGAACTCACCGCCGAGCGCGTGGAGAACACCCGCATCATGAAAGCTCGCGTGCGTCGGCTCCCCGAGGAGGAAGCCACCGACGAGACCGAACACGAGTCCCTCGAAGACGACGATATGCACGAAGCGTAG
- a CDS encoding glutaredoxin family protein, with amino-acid sequence MSARTAPPRPEHSDAHVTLYRLQACPFCERVVRKLDELGIDYHSRFVEPMHSDRDAVKRIVGARTVPAIIDDETGVAMAESANIVEYLDATYGGDD; translated from the coding sequence ATGAGCGCGCGAACCGCACCGCCGCGACCCGAGCACAGCGACGCCCACGTGACGCTGTACCGCCTGCAGGCGTGCCCGTTCTGCGAGCGCGTCGTCCGCAAACTGGACGAACTCGGCATCGACTACCACTCCCGGTTCGTCGAGCCGATGCACTCCGACCGCGACGCCGTCAAGCGCATCGTCGGCGCGCGCACGGTTCCCGCCATCATCGACGACGAGACGGGTGTAGCGATGGCCGAGAGCGCGAACATCGTGGAGTACCTCGACGCCACCTACGGGGGTGACGACTGA
- a CDS encoding redoxin domain-containing protein yields MELDFEVVDLPETDHVEEGDEAPDFTRPLVNDEYWEDVALSDLLNEGPVLLVFTPVDGAFPTTYIWNELRERGVAEYGVQIAGVSISSPYEHKTTIEERDIQDFAGLFSDPQNGVAEQYGISHDLDGMAGVSEPRPAVFLVAADGTVEYAWVAEEWPNFPEYDAVEDALAGL; encoded by the coding sequence ATGGAACTCGACTTCGAGGTCGTCGACCTCCCCGAGACCGACCACGTCGAGGAGGGCGACGAGGCGCCCGACTTCACGCGGCCGCTCGTGAACGACGAGTACTGGGAAGACGTCGCGCTGTCGGACCTCCTGAACGAGGGTCCCGTCCTCCTGGTGTTCACGCCGGTGGACGGCGCGTTCCCGACGACGTACATCTGGAACGAACTCCGCGAGCGCGGCGTCGCGGAGTACGGCGTCCAGATTGCGGGCGTCTCCATCTCGTCGCCGTACGAGCACAAGACCACCATCGAGGAGCGCGACATCCAGGACTTCGCGGGGCTGTTCAGCGACCCGCAGAACGGCGTCGCCGAGCAGTACGGCATCAGCCACGACCTCGACGGGATGGCGGGCGTCAGCGAACCCCGGCCCGCGGTGTTCCTCGTCGCCGCCGACGGCACCGTCGAGTACGCGTGGGTCGCCGAGGAGTGGCCGAACTTCCCGGAGTACGACGCGGTCGAGGACGCGCTCGCCGGCCTGTAG
- a CDS encoding L-threonylcarbamoyladenylate synthase, whose amino-acid sequence MTVSDADLDAAADAIREGGLVVYPTETVYGLGADALDAAAVEAVFEAKSRDHDKPLSAAFPDASSAREHVRMSDTERAFADAFLPGPVTLVCEKRDSVPNVLTGGRVKVGVRVPDHDVALALLDRVAPITATSANVSGEPSVTNPADLDPAFREHVDAVLNAGETPGGTGSTVVDVERAEILREGANADAVRDWLAEHA is encoded by the coding sequence ATGACTGTCAGCGACGCGGACCTCGACGCGGCCGCCGACGCCATCCGGGAGGGCGGCCTCGTCGTCTACCCGACGGAGACGGTGTACGGTCTCGGCGCGGACGCCCTCGACGCGGCTGCCGTCGAGGCCGTCTTCGAGGCGAAGAGCCGAGACCACGACAAGCCGCTCTCCGCGGCGTTCCCGGACGCGAGCAGCGCCCGCGAGCACGTCCGAATGAGCGACACCGAGCGCGCGTTCGCCGACGCGTTCCTCCCCGGACCCGTGACGCTCGTCTGCGAGAAGCGCGACAGCGTGCCGAACGTCCTCACGGGCGGCCGCGTGAAGGTCGGCGTCCGCGTCCCCGACCACGACGTCGCGCTCGCGCTCCTCGACCGCGTCGCGCCAATTACGGCGACGAGCGCGAACGTCTCCGGCGAACCGAGCGTCACGAACCCCGCCGACCTCGACCCCGCGTTCCGGGAGCACGTCGACGCCGTACTGAACGCCGGCGAGACCCCGGGCGGGACCGGGAGCACGGTCGTGGACGTCGAACGCGCCGAGATTCTCCGCGAGGGCGCGAACGCCGACGCCGTCCGGGACTGGCTCGCCGAGCACGCGTAG
- a CDS encoding CRISPR-associated protein Cas4, whose amino-acid sequence MSDDDRSNSVAFSDLARAAYCPRQLYYARRDDRSPPAEHNHARDLAGQYDALAVASEAALATYDLAVEPPEFRSNLRASLDRHPRVADPAETAVFVRGKDAHGRMGKVHTGPLAVSVVTPGSPPEAGVWEPQSVRAVAAAKALAWREHQSVERAYVEYARHGVVRELTLTTRRKAAYRRALRTVRALDGPPPRLHDGAKCGACEYSDECGTKTRTLGSLLSLGDD is encoded by the coding sequence GTGTCCGACGACGACCGCTCGAATTCTGTTGCGTTCAGCGACCTCGCGCGCGCCGCGTACTGCCCGCGCCAGCTCTACTACGCGCGTCGCGACGACCGCAGCCCGCCGGCCGAGCACAACCACGCCCGCGACCTCGCCGGCCAGTACGACGCGCTGGCGGTCGCCTCCGAGGCTGCGCTCGCGACCTACGACCTCGCCGTCGAACCCCCCGAGTTCCGGTCGAACCTCCGCGCCAGCCTCGACCGCCACCCCCGCGTCGCCGATCCCGCGGAAACTGCCGTGTTCGTCCGCGGGAAGGACGCACACGGACGTATGGGAAAAGTTCACACTGGCCCGCTGGCGGTGTCGGTGGTCACGCCCGGGAGCCCACCCGAAGCGGGGGTGTGGGAGCCCCAATCGGTGCGCGCGGTCGCCGCCGCGAAAGCGCTCGCGTGGCGGGAGCACCAGTCGGTCGAGCGCGCGTACGTCGAGTACGCTCGCCACGGCGTCGTCCGCGAACTCACGCTGACGACCCGGCGGAAAGCCGCCTATCGGCGCGCACTCCGTACCGTCCGCGCGCTCGACGGTCCGCCGCCGCGGCTCCACGACGGCGCGAAGTGCGGCGCGTGCGAGTACAGCGACGAGTGCGGCACGAAGACCCGGACACTCGGGTCGCTGCTGTCGCTCGGGGACGACTGA
- a CDS encoding conditioned medium-induced protein 4, producing MDEKTEELRDIFVDVADGDTVTESQEETHGSLASEADVEARLRETVAEMREDLDFETSLSVDELTTLVERFYDEDGDADIADELGARKTTESSSAAHQNTECSEDVDEQTVIDARLDLHLLREADTDAPLDRVRDADESVEDLADELGVRKTTESSSAAHQNTECPEDVDVGTIRHYQRVVETREERRRLNDRYRAEFENALQDRELSERLTSSVHEDGLEGATEGQETNIDI from the coding sequence ATGGACGAGAAGACCGAGGAACTCCGGGACATCTTCGTCGACGTCGCCGACGGCGACACTGTCACCGAATCCCAGGAGGAGACCCACGGGTCGCTCGCCTCCGAGGCCGACGTCGAAGCCCGGCTCCGCGAGACGGTCGCGGAGATGCGCGAGGACCTCGACTTCGAGACGTCGCTGTCCGTCGACGAACTCACGACGCTCGTCGAGCGCTTCTACGACGAGGACGGTGACGCCGACATCGCGGACGAACTCGGCGCTCGGAAGACGACGGAGTCGTCTTCCGCAGCCCATCAGAACACGGAGTGTTCTGAGGACGTCGACGAGCAGACCGTAATCGATGCCCGCCTCGACCTCCACCTGCTCCGCGAGGCCGACACCGACGCCCCCCTCGACCGCGTGCGCGACGCCGACGAGTCCGTCGAGGACCTCGCAGACGAACTCGGCGTTCGGAAGACGACGGAGTCGTCTTCCGCAGCCCATCAGAACACGGAGTGTCCTGAGGACGTCGACGTGGGGACTATCCGGCACTACCAGCGCGTCGTCGAGACCCGCGAGGAACGCCGGCGGCTCAACGACCGCTACCGCGCGGAATTCGAGAACGCGCTCCAGGACCGCGAGCTCTCCGAGCGGCTCACCAGCTCCGTCCACGAGGACGGCCTCGAAGGCGCGACGGAAGGCCAGGAGACGAACATCGACATCTAA
- a CDS encoding biotin transporter BioY — MSVESDSVDLVGDEIVERVARAAVFAALAGAFAYVSFPNPVSPAPVTLQVLGVFLAGIYLGPVWGGLSLALYLAAGAVGAPAFAGGSAGLGALLGPYGGYLWSYPVAAALVGLLAHGTSGLSKPRDVSVPRLIAAMLAGTVVVYAGGTLGYAVVQNVGLYRAFLVAAVAFVPAEAFKIAAAVGITRTEDLGAA, encoded by the coding sequence GTGAGCGTCGAATCCGACTCCGTCGACCTCGTCGGCGACGAAATCGTCGAACGTGTCGCCCGCGCCGCCGTCTTCGCGGCGCTCGCGGGCGCGTTCGCGTACGTATCGTTCCCGAACCCCGTCTCCCCGGCCCCGGTCACGCTGCAGGTGCTGGGCGTGTTCCTCGCGGGCATCTACCTCGGCCCCGTCTGGGGCGGCCTCTCGCTGGCGCTGTACCTCGCGGCGGGCGCGGTCGGCGCACCCGCCTTCGCGGGCGGCAGCGCGGGCCTCGGCGCACTACTGGGCCCCTACGGCGGCTACCTCTGGTCGTACCCGGTCGCGGCCGCGCTGGTCGGCCTGCTCGCTCACGGCACGAGCGGGCTCTCGAAACCCCGGGACGTCTCGGTCCCGCGACTCATCGCCGCGATGCTCGCGGGCACCGTCGTCGTCTACGCGGGCGGCACGCTCGGCTACGCCGTCGTCCAGAACGTCGGCCTCTACCGCGCGTTCCTCGTCGCCGCCGTCGCGTTCGTCCCCGCGGAGGCGTTCAAAATCGCGGCTGCGGTCGGCATCACGCGCACCGAAGATCTCGGCGCCGCCTGA
- a CDS encoding energy-coupling factor ABC transporter ATP-binding protein yields MLAVDDLTHRYGDAAALDGVNLDVADGECVVLAGANGSGKTTLVRHLNGLLEPDEGEVRVNGTPVHDDLVAARASVGMVFQDPRDGFVGATVGADVAFGPENLGLPREEIDDRVTEALHAVELAGRADERIDELSGGEQARVAIAGALAMRPDHLVLDEPFTGLDWPARQSVLDRLRALHDAETSLVVVTHDLRDVWEFADRVVALADGEIAADGPPERVRERLPDLGVRLP; encoded by the coding sequence ATGCTCGCCGTCGACGACCTCACGCACCGCTACGGCGACGCCGCCGCCCTCGACGGCGTCAACCTCGACGTCGCGGACGGCGAGTGCGTCGTGCTCGCGGGCGCGAACGGCTCCGGGAAGACGACGCTGGTCCGCCACCTCAACGGCCTGCTCGAACCCGACGAGGGGGAGGTCCGCGTGAACGGCACGCCCGTCCACGACGACCTCGTGGCGGCGCGCGCGAGCGTGGGCATGGTCTTCCAGGACCCACGCGACGGCTTCGTCGGCGCGACCGTCGGCGCCGACGTCGCGTTTGGCCCGGAGAACCTCGGCCTCCCCCGCGAGGAAATCGACGACCGCGTCACTGAGGCCCTTCACGCGGTCGAACTCGCGGGCCGCGCCGACGAGCGCATCGACGAACTCTCGGGCGGCGAGCAGGCCCGCGTCGCCATCGCCGGCGCGCTCGCGATGCGCCCCGACCACCTCGTCCTCGACGAACCGTTCACGGGCCTGGACTGGCCCGCGCGCCAGTCTGTCCTCGACCGCCTGCGCGCGCTCCACGACGCCGAGACGAGCCTCGTCGTCGTCACCCACGACCTCCGCGACGTCTGGGAATTTGCGGACCGCGTCGTCGCGCTCGCGGACGGCGAGATTGCGGCCGACGGCCCGCCCGAGCGCGTCCGTGAACGCCTCCCCGACCTCGGGGTGCGCCTGCCGTGA